From the genome of Pseudarthrobacter sp. NIBRBAC000502772:
CCGGAGTGAGTGCCAAGACGGTTTCCAGGGTTTTTAACGACGACCCGCACGTCACGGAAGACACGCGGCAGCGCGTTCAGTCGGCCATGCGAGAACTCAAGTACGTGCCGAACATGCTCGCGCGCACCTTCCGCGAGGGCAAATCCGCCGTCATTGGCATCGCTGTGCCTGACGTCGCCGACCCCTTCTTCGCTGCCGTCACGAAGGGAATTGAGCTGGCAGCACGCGAACACGACATGGCCATAGTCGTGACCAGCCTCGGGGACAACCCGTCCTTGGAGCAAAGCATCATCGAAGCGACGGTCCGCCGCCAGATCGACGGCCTCATCATCGCCCCGATCGCAGCCGATCAGTCCTACCTCGCACGGTGGCAGGACAGCTTCCCCATCGTCTTCATTGACCGCACACCCACCAAGCTCAACGCCGACTACTTCGTCGAAGATGACTTCGGGGGGGCCTTCGAAGCGACGCAGCACCTCATCGCCCACGGCCACCGCCGCATCGCTATCGTCGGAGACTCACCGGACGTCCCCACCACGAGACTGCGCCTGGAAGGATATCGTGCCGCCCTTGATGATGCCGGTTTGGGCGTCGACGAGGAACTGATTGTGCTTGGGTCGCGCGACGCGGACGCTGCCGCCCAAGTCTGCAAGACCCTACTGGCGCTGCGCGATGCGCCGACGGCCATCTTCTCCTCTAACGCGCGGTTTTCAACAGGCGTTTTCCCAGCCCTTCAGGCTTTGAAAAGAAGCGACATTGCGCTCATCAGTTTTGGCGACTTTCCCATGGCGGATGTCCTCCAACCCTCAGTTTCAGTCATTGATCAAAATCCTCGCCAGGTCGGACGCGTTGCTGCCGAGCGAATTTTCGCCCGAATCGCGACGCCCGACAAGAGGTTCCGGCGCAAAAACGTCATTCCCGTCAGGCTGATCGAACGCCAGTCGTGCCGGCCGGCCGGAGCTGTCCTGGCAACTTCAGCCGCAGTGTGACGCCCTTCACTCCGACCGGATTGTCTTTTCCATCGACAGATACCGTCAGGAAGCGGACGACGGCGGGACCTCCCGCCGTCGTCCGCTGACGTCTAGTACGGCCCCACTGAGGCGGGCCGCCAGCCGTCCAGCTTGAGGAGCCGCGCGGCATTTCCGCCGAAGATCTGCTGAAGCCCGGCAGCGGGCATTCCCATTTCCCAGCAGATCCTGAGTTGGTCCACGAGGTACCGCCGCGCGAAACCGCGCGGGAACCACGACGAGTCCGAGCCGAAGATGATGCGTTCGGATCCCATGGTTTCGTAGAAACGGCGGAAAAGGTCCTCCAGGGTCAGCCGCTGCGCCATGTACCTGACCCACTGGTTGGAACCGGACGTATCCACCACCACGTTGGGGCAGGCCCACATCAGGAAGAGCACCTCCTGGACGTGCTGGATTCCGAAGTGCGGGATCACGAACGTGATCTCCGGGTATCTTTTGGCCGCGCGTTCGAGGCTCGCAGGGTTGCTGTACGCATTCTGCGCGATGCCGCCCGCCGATCCACAGTGGCCGAAGTGGATCAGGACGGGGACGTTGCGGCGGGACGCGACGTCCCACACGGCGTCTGCCCCCGGATCGTCCATCCGCGCCGATGCCAGGGGCGCGAACAGTTTCAGGCCTCGGAGTCCCCGGGCCACTGCGTTTTCGAACTCCCGGGCAGCTCCCGGCGCGAACGGGTCAGCCATCGCGGCCAGGCCCAGGAACTTTCCGGCGCCGTGGGCAACCAGCTCCACCATGGCGTCGTTCCCGCCGGCGGTCACGAAGGAGGCGTGCTCGATCCCGTTGTCGGCCAGCTCCCTGGTCCAGCGGTCCGCTTCCGCTTCCCAGCCGGCGTCCGCCGACAACGGTTCGGGGTCGGCGAAGTCCCAGCTCCGGCGCCATTGGGCAGAGGTCCGGGCGACGGCGGCGGACCGGGCGGCCTGGCCGGCGTCGTATTCCTCGCAGCCGCTTCTGTCGTCGGCGCCGCCGTCCGGCCCGAACTGACCGCCCGCCAGGGAGCGGGGCGGGTCAAGGGGTCGTGGGGCATCCGGAAATGCAGGTGGAAGTCGATGATGGAAAGCCCCTGGACGGTGGGGCGGCCGTTGACGATGTCTGTTTGCACTGGGATTCCCCTCTAGCTCAGTGTCGCGGTTGAAGTACGACGGCGGCCCGGCGTTCCGGCGCGGTGGCCACCATTTCGGTGGCGTAGCCGACCCCGGATGCCAGGGCGTCCGGCCAGACTGCGCCGCGTGCCGCTGACACGAGGAATGCCGCGTTGAACCCGTCCCCCGCCCCCGTTGAATCGACCACGTCAACGCGTGCCGCCGGCTGGGCGGACCATCCCCCGTCAGGGGAGGCCAGGCCGGCGCCGCGGGCGCCCATCTTGACCGCAACGAGCGTATTCGTGGTCACGGACAACCGGCGGGCGGCCCGTTCGGTGTTCCCGTCATCCATGAGGCCGTGCAGTTCGTCGTCGTTGGGCAGGAAGATGTCCACCAGGGCAAGGGCGCTGAGCACTTCCTGCCGCGTGGCCGCGGTCCACCCCTCCGGCGGCCAGCCGGTGTCCAATACCGTCCGGGCGCCCGACAGTCCGGCCCGTCCGAACAGTTCCGCCGACGCGGGGCCGCGCATCCCGGGCAGCAGGAAGTAGCCGGCCAGGGCGACGTACCTGCTGGAAAGCATGTCTTCAGTGATGTCGTCAGGAGTCATCGACGCCATGGCGCCCAGGGAGGAAATGAACGCACGGTCGCGCCCCGGCGCCTCCACGGCAACGGTGATGCCGCTGGGTTCACCCGGGGTCCGAAGCAGCCGCGCCTGGAGCGACGGCAGCCGGAGCTCCGCTTCCAGGACCATCACCGACGTGTCGTCGCCAACGCGACTGACCAGGATGGTGGGGAAGTCCAGGCCGGCGCACCGGACAGCGAAGTTTCCCGCCGAACCGCCCAGCCGGAGGGAAACCGAGGACACCACGCGCTCGGTTCCCGGCTCGGGCAGGTCCCGGGTGTCCGCCACCACAACATCGATATTGGTGTTCCCGATGATGGTGATTCCATCAGTCACCAATGGCCTCTTCCTGCGTCCGCGGCGGCTGCCATCAGCCGTTCCCTGGCCGAGTCAATCTGGCTCCGTCTGCGTTGGACATCACGGCCGAAATCGTCTGCGCGCTGCCGTGACTCGGCGGCGTTGCGCCGCACGGCCTCGCTGCCGGGACTTCCGTCCTGCGTCCGGGCAAGGATCAGTTCCGGCTGCTGTCCGGCGCTCAACGTCGTGGCCACCAGCTCCTCGTCAAGGCCGGCGTCTATGCCGGCATCCGCGAAGGCCTTCGCGACCCCGTCCGCGGTCCAGTCCGCCGGCGCGTCGGCGCGCACCAGCCGGCCGACGACGTCGTGGGCCGTCCGCCACGGGATTCCCCGGGCGGCGAGCGCCTCCGCAACGGCGGTGGTGGTGGCCCCGGAGGCGACGATTTCCGCACGGTCCGGCAGCTGGAGCACCTTCAGGTCCAGCAGCAGCCCGTCCATCATCCGCATAAAACGGACCACACGTTCCCCGGCGCGCCACAAGTGCTTTTGCACATCAGTGGTGGCGTTGTTGGAGTCCTCGTACCAGGCCGAGCCGATGTTCGCGTAGGTGGCTGCCATGTCCGCCGCGGTAACACCGGCCATGGACACCATGTGCTCCAGCACCACGGGGTTCTTCTTCTGCGGCATGATCGACGAGCCCTGGGTGTAGGCGGTTGGCGTTTCCACCCATTTGAAGGTCATCCACTCAAGCAGCACGCGGGCGAAGCGGGCGCCGGTGGCGGTGATGCGGGCCTGGACCGCGGCCAGCCGCATGAAGTGTTCCGCTCCCGCCACGGCCTCATAGCTGGAGGTGAAGCTGGAATCGAAGCCGGTCAGCTCGCCCACCATCAGCGGGTCGATCGGCAGGTCGGTGCCGGTGAACGCGGCCGATCCCAGCGGCGAAACGTTCAGCTCGTCGTAGATGCTGAGCATCTCCTTTGCCTGGCTGAGCATCGCTTCGGAGAGACCGGCGAGGACGTGGCCGATCGTCGTCGGCTGGGCGGGGCGGCGGTGGGTGAACCCGATGATCAGGCTGTCTGCGTTCGCGGCGGCCTGCACGGCCGCGTCGTTGGCTGCCTGGACCACCAGGGCGGCCTGGTCCAGCAGTTGGCGCCGCAGGACCATCCGGAACACGCCGGCGTCGAGATCGTTCCGGCTCCTGGCCAGCTGGACGTCGAGTTCGGAGGTTGGGATCCCGCACTCGGCGGCGAGTTGCTGCTCCAGGAAGTAATACGGATCCTCGACGCTGCCATCGAAAACGTAAGCCTGTTCGCCCGATTCGGTCCTGGCCCACAGGGTCAGCAACCCCTTCATCAGGACTTCCCCCCGGCCACGCGGAAGGATGCCCTGCCGGGTCAGCATCAGGACGTGGGCCAGGCTTGCTTCGACCATGCCCGGGTAGATGTGCGGTGCTGCTTCGTAGAAGGCGTCCCGCAGGTGGTTGTCCCAGTAGATGCTGAGGTTTTCCTGGTCCTTGAGGTCGGGGCGCGGCATGGACGGATCGGTGGGGGTGTTCATTCGTATCTCCGGTTCCATGGATCAGGTGGGTGTGGGGGCCATAACGGGACTAAGGGGCGCACCGGCGGGCTGCCCGCCCCGTGCCTTCCTGTCGCGGCGGGGTGTCTCCAGCCGCTGGGCGATGACCAGCACGATGAGGATCAGCGCCATCTGAAGCGTGCCGTAGGCCGCGGCCGTGCCGAACTCGTTGGAGTAGATGCGGTTGTAGATCTCCACGGACAGCGGCGCAAAGCGTGCCGGGTAGACCACCACGGACGCCACGTACTCACCGAAGCCCTGGATAAACGCCATCAGCGCACCGGCCAGGATGCCGCGGGACATCAGGGGCACCGTCACGGTGCGCAGGGCACGCCAGGGACCCGCGCCAAGGTTCCGTGCCGCTTCCTCGACGCTGGGGTCGATCTGGGCCAGCGACGCGTTGGCGGAGCGGAACACCAGGGCCAGGAAGCGGACGAAATAGGCCACCGGGAGGATCCACAGGGATCCGATGAGTACCTGGCCGAGATTGAACGGGCCCGGGGTGGCGAAGGCCGTGACGATGTTGACGCCGATGACGGTGCCGGGGAGTGCCCACGGGAGCATCACCATCACATCGAGCAAACCCCTGCCCGGGCCTTTCCACCGGGTGACCACCCAGGCGGCAAGGACCCCGACCAGGATGCAGCCGATCATGGCCACGAAGGACATCTGGGCGCTGACCAGGATGGGGCGCAGCGTGACGGGGTCCGTGAAGATCCGGGCGAAGTTGTCCAGGGTGTAGTCCGGCGGCAGGATCTGTGTGGTCCACGACCCGTCCACGGTGAAGGACAGCAGGGCGATCGTGGCCGGCGGCGCCATCAGGAACAGGACCAGCAGCAACGATCCGACCCCGGCAAGGGTGCGGGGCAGCACACCGTGCAGGACCTTCACGGCCTGGGGCGTTCCCTTGGAGGAACCGCGGTGGAGGCGCCGGTTTTCGTACCAGCGCATGGCCAGCAGGAAGAAGATTGACACGACGGAAAGGACCACCGCCTGGGCCGCGGCGACATCGTACGCGCCGCTGGTTCGTGAGGCGACGATCTGCATGGTCAGGGTCTGCACGTTGTAGAACTGGGGCGCGGTGAAGGATGCCATCGAGACCATAAAGGTCAGCAGCGTTCCGGAAACCAGCGCCGGGGTGAGCATGGGCAGGAGAACCGTGCGCCACATGCGGAAGCGGCTCGCGCCCAGGTTGAGCGCCGCCTCCTCCATGGACGCGTCGGATCCGGCCAGCGCCGAGGAGACGGCGAGGTAGAAATAGGGGTACATGGTCATGGTGTGGACCAGGAGCACGCCCCAGACGCCGTTGGCGGAGACGGCCGCGGCGTCGGCGCCGAAGTAGCGCTCCAGAAAGCGCGGAACAATGCCGCTTTCGGCGTACAGGAAGTAGAAGGACACGGCGCCGATCAGCGGAGGCAGCGCCATGGGCAGCAGCGCGAAGAGCCGCAGCACCCTGCGGCCCGGAAAATCAAAGCGCGACAACAGGACGGCGAGCGCCGTGCCGAGTACACCGGTGGTCAGGACCGATCCCACCGAGATGCCCACCGAGAGTCCCAGCGCCGTGGCGGATGAGCCGTTGATGAATCCCTTGTAGGCGCTCCCTCCGCTCTCGGCGCTGGTGGTGGCGGTGGCCAGCATCGGCACCACGATGTACACCAGGAGCACCAGAACCACCGGGGCGGCGAGGAAGTAGACGAACCGGTCCGACGACGTCAGGGAGGACCGGTTCCGCAGCCTCGGAACGGTGACCGTCACGGCTCCACCAGCCACACGCGGTCCTGGTGCGGTGCCATCGATACGAGGTCCCCGGGTTCGGCGCGGTCCACGGTGTCCGGCGCAGAAACAACGATCTGCTCGCCGTGCCAGTCGATCTCGTAGATATTGACGGCGCCGGTGAACTCGGCGGTAAGGACCCTCCCGGCGAGTTGGCCCGCCGTCTCCTTCCCCTGGCTGACGGTGAGGCCGATGGATTCCGGCCGGAGCGACACCGCGGCCTTGTCCCCGGCGGAGACCCGGGCCGATATCGACCCCTCCACCCGGGGTGTCTTGAGAACGGTGCCATCGGCCAGGCTGATGCTGACGGAGCCGCCGTCGGCGCCGCCGTCCACACCCAGCACGGTACAGGGCAGCACGTTGGAGCGGCCGATGAATCTGGCGACGAAGGCCGTGGCGGGGCGGTTGTAGACCTCGCGGGGAGAGCCGACCTGGTGGAGCTCGCCTTCGTTAAGCACCGCCACGCGGTCGCTCATCGCCATTGCCTCGGCCTGGTCATGGGTGACGTAGAGGCACGTGGTGCCTGCCGCCTTCTGCGTGGACCTGATTTCGGTACGCGTTTCCTCGCGCAGCTTCGCGTCCAGGTTGGAGAGCGGCTCGTCCAGCAGCAGGGCCGCCGGGCGGATCACCAGGGCCCGGGCCAAAGCCACGCGCTGCTGCTGCCCGCCGGAAAGCATGTCGATCCGGCGGTCGCCGAACTCCTGGAGTCCCACCTGGGCGAGCGCCTCGTCGATCCGCCTGTTCTTGTCCTGCTTGGGCACGTTGCGCGCATTCAGGCCGTAGGCAACGTTTCCCCGGACGCTCATGTGCGGGAACAAGGCGTAGTTCTGGAAGACCATGCCGGTGTCCCGCTTGTTGGGTGCCGTGTTGGTGACGTCCTTGTCGCCGAAGTGGATGCTTCCGCTGGAAGGCTGGATGAATCCTGCCACCATCCGCAGCGTTGTTGACTTGCCACAGCCGGAGGGACCCAGCAGGGTGAAGAACTCGCCGTCCTCGATGGTGACCGTGAGGTTCGATACCGCCGGTTTGGCCCCCGGGTACTGCTTGCTGATGGCGTTGAGGAAGACGCGTGTCATGGCTGCTCCACAGGGGTGGTAGTTGTGTGCTGGCGGGGCGGCGTGTCCGGCGGGGCAGCCGGTGGCCGCCCCGCCGTGCGCGGTACTATTTGTTGCCTTGGCCCTTGATGTTCGCGGCCCAGTAAGCGCTCCATTCGGGCTCGCTCTTGTTGACGCGTTCCCAGTTGACCTTCATTTCCTTCAGGTCCAGGTCGGCCAGCCAGGCCGGTTCCTTGGGCAGTGAGATCGTCGGGATCTGGAAGTACGTCTCGGACAGCTTGGTCTGTTCATCCTTGCTCATAAGGAAGGACAGGAAGGCGTCCGCTCCGGCCGGAGACGGTCCGTCCTTGATCTTTGCCACACCGTCAATGAGCATCGGCGCACCGGATGCAGGCACCACTGGAGTGAAGGGGGCCTTCTGGTTCTTGATCTGCAGCATGACATCCTGCAGGTTCCAGGCAGTCACGGCAGCTTCCTGGCGTGTGATCCTCAGGTAGAGGTCCGTCGGGTTGGCGGCGTAGACCTTGGTGTTGGCATCGAGTTTCTTGAGCCACTCGTAGCCTGCGTCGGGGCTGCCCGCGGCGTCGAACTGGCGGTCAATCATCGCCGCAGAAATGCTGCGCATGGTGCCGGATGCCAGGACGTCGCGGATGGCGATCTTGTCCTTCATCGCGGGGCTGATGAGGTCGTCCCAGTCTTTGGGAGCCTGGTCGGCGGTGAGCATGTCCTTGTTGTAGAAGATGACCTCGGCCAGCTTCATCTCACCTACCCAGACACCGTCAGCGTCGCGCTGTCCGGCGGGGACGGCGTCGATAACGTCCTTCGGCGCAGGAGACAGGACCTGCTCGGCAGCGGCCTGCTGCATCTGCTGCTGAGTGCCGCCCCACCAGATGTCGCCCTGCGGGTTGGACTTTTCGGCCTTGACGCGTTCCAGGGCCTCCTGGGCGCCCAATGTCAGCAGTTGGACTTTGCCCGCGTATTTCGGGTTGGCCTTTTCGAAATCTGCTATCACCTCGGTAGCGAGGGCTTTGTCCCGTGCCGTGTAAATGGTCAGGGTCCCGGTGTCCTCGGCACCGGCCGACGTTCCGGAGGGCTTGGGAGAGTCGAGTCCGCAGGCAGACATTCCAAGCATGAGTGCGAGGCCGCCAGCTAGCAGCGCGGATCGCAATGGACGTAACGTCATTGGTTTCTCCTAGTACTTTGGTGTGGCTGATGGTTGGACAGAAAAACTTGGTGGTTCGTTCATCCGGCGACCTCGGTGAAGAGGGTCGCGGGGCTCTTCACCACCTTCGCGATGGCGCCATGCAGGATTGCCGCCTGTCCGAGCTCGGCGAAGACCACTTCGGTCAGGGACGGCGCTGACCTCTGGACCGTGCCGCGGAGCTTTTCCCGCGCATCGCGGGTCAGGAGGACCGCGTCGCCGGAGAAGATCACGCGTGCGGGGTTGACGACGCAAACGCAGATGATGGCGGCGAAAGCCCAGGCCTGAATAACGTCATCCAGCAGCCGGACAGCCGCCGGCGAATCGGCGCTGCAGAGGGATTCCACCACCGTTTCCTCAGCGAGCGACAGACCGAGCAGCGCGCCGGACTCGCGGATGCCGGCGGCGGTCCAGCGCCGTTCGTAGTCTCCGCGTTCCCCGCGCGGGCTGGCCGCCAAACCCTGCGGAAGGAAGCCGATTTCGCCTGCGGAACGGCTTGATCCTTCCAGGACCTCTCCGCCGGCGATGATCGTCGCGCCGATGCCCTCGGCAACATGGATCAGGACCAGGTCCTCCACGCCGTTGCCCGCGCCGTCCACCCGCTCCCCCAGGGCGATCAGGTTGACGTCATTTTCCACCGTGGTGCGGAGCCCTGTTGCGGCTTCGAGTTCGTCCACGAGGCGAAGGTGGGCAACGGGGCCGAACGCGGGCGCCAGGGCCACGGAACCGTCGGAGGCGACGACGCCGGGCAGTGCCACCACCACGTGAACGGGCGGTATCACCGCCCGACGGTGGAGTGACATCACAGTACTCGCCGTGCTGCCCACCGGGTCCGCGGGATCGAAATCCTGTTCAGCGGCATCCAGGCGGTTGCCGTCCAGGTCCACCAGGGCGCACCAGATCCGGGTGCCACGGAGACCGACGACGGCGATGGTCACCGAGGAGCGGTTGAGCTCGATCAGCGTCCGCCGCCGGCCGCCGGTCGATTCCTGTTGCCCCACAACCCGCAGGTAGCCGGCGTCGCTGAGGTCCTGCACGATGCCCGTGACCGTGGAGGGGCTGTAACCGGTCCGGTGCGCCAGGTCTGTCCGGGCCAGGGGACCCGCCTCCAGCAGGGTGCTGAAGATGGCGCTGACCCGGATTCTGCGCAGCGCATCCCTCCCCGTCGGGGCGTCGCGCTGTGATCCAGGTAACATACTTACTTTATACGGCGAATAAAGTAAGAGCGCAAGGGGTGGGCGGCGGACGACGGCGGGACGTCCCGCCGTCGTCCGTTTGCGTAGGTGCCCGCGCCGAAAGTACACCGCGGTGACCGTGTCCACGAGCGTCGGTTGTCAGTAAACTGGGACGCATGACCGAGCACGAACCGGCCCCGGCCGGCGTCGCAGCGGCTGCAGGCCCGGCCGATGCCGACGCCATCGATACGTCCTTACGCACTCCGGCGCAGCGGTCCCGCACGTTCGCGGGGATCCTGGTGAACACCGCCCTCGCCAACATCACCACGAGCTACCTGTGGTTCGCCCTGACGTTCTGGGTGTACCTGGAGACGCGGAACGTGATCGCCACCGGGGTGATCGGCGGCGCGTACATGCTATTGATCGCCCTTTCCAGCATCAGCTTCGGCACCTACGTGGACCGCTACCGGAAGCTGGCAGTGATGCGCTTCGCCGCCGGTTTCACGCTGGTGATGTTCGTGCTGTCCGGGGTGATGTTCCTACTAACACCGGCCGCCAGCATGCTGGACCTGACACTGCCGTGGTTCTGGGTCTTCGCCATGATCATCCTGATCGGTGCGGTGGTGGAAAACATGCGGAACATTGCCCTCTCCACCACGGTCACCATCCTTATCGAGCCTGACCGGCGGGCCAACGCCAACGGGATGGTGGGCATGGTGCAAGGGCTGGCATTCATCGTCACCTCCGTGCTCTCGGGGCTGTCGGTGGGATTGCTTGGCATGGGGTGGACGATCGTCGTCGCTTTGGTGCTGACGGCCCTGGCCTTCGCGCACTTACTCACGCTGCGCATGCCCGAGGAAGTGCGGGTGGCCGCCACGGACGCCCACGGCACGTTCGACCTGCGCGGATCCCTCGCCGCAGTGCTGGCGATTGCCGGGCTGTTCGCGCTGATCCTGTTCTCCACGTTCAACAACTTCATCGGCGGCGTCTACATGGCGCTGATGGATCCGTACGGCCTGGAGATGTTCCCGGTGGAACTGTGGGGAACCGTCTTCGCAGTCGGCGCCACCGGGTTCATCCTGGGTGGCGCGGTGATCGGCAAGTTCGGGCTCGGGGCCAACCCGTTGCGCACCATGCTCATCGCGGTGGTCGTCATGGGCGTCCTCGGTGCGGTGTTCACGGTGCGGGAGTGGGCGTGGCTCTACATCGCCGGCATCTGGCTGTACATGGTCCTGATCCCCTTCGTGGAGGCCGCCGAACAGACGGTCATCCAGCGGGTGGTGCCGTTGCCGCGGCAGGGCCGGGTGTTCGGATTCGCCATGGCATTCGAGTCCGCGGCAGCGCCGATCACCGCGTTCCTCATCGCGCCGATCGCCCAGGTCTGGATCATCCCGTACGCTCGGTCCACGGAGGGCGCTGCCCAGCTGGCTCCGCTGCTCGGCGAGGGCGTCTCCCGCGGCATCGCCCTGGTGTTCCTGGTGGCCGGCATCATCATGATCGCCGCCGCGTTGCTGGCCTTCCTGACCCCGGTCTACCGCCGGGTCTCGGCGACGTATGCGCAGGCAGCTGCCGAGGCGCCGGAGACGGCGGAATCGCCCCCTCCGGATAAGTAGGAACTTACAGAAACCGGACGACGGCGGGACCTCCCGCCGTCGTCCGGTTCCCTACGTTGCGGCTTCCGCCTCCGCCAGCCTGATCATGCGGAGCTCGCCGGCCACCGCGCGGGACGGCCAATAGTCATTCGCCAGTTCCCTCGCATGGCCCTGATCCGCTGCCGGGAAGATTTTCCCGAGCAGCTCCGCCGAGTAGAGCAGCGCGGTCAGTGCGGTGGTACGCGGATCGGAGGCTCCACCCCTGAGCGCGGCCTCGACCCCTTTCAGCAGCGCTGCCTCAGGAGCGTGGTTCTTCTCCGGGTACCGCGTGGTCCTGAACAGGCCAAGGTGCCGTTCGCCCACGTGGTCCACGATGCCCAGCGCCGCCATCCCCTCATAGACACGGTGCAGCTCAGCGCGGCTCTCCAGCATCGAGACCCACCGTTTGGGAGTGTGCGGTCGCGACGTATCCCGGATGAGTTCCAGCTGGTGCTGGAAATCCGTTTGCGGGGTGGCGCCGGTAGCCCTGACATGCTTCCCCTGCAGCTCGATGGCGCCGAGCAGGTCCAGCTCGGCCAGTATCGCCCCGGCCAAAGCGACCTTGAGCACAACATGTGGAACGGCGGGCTGGCCGTCCTTGTCGTTGGTCGCCAGCAGGAGCAACGCCTGGGGAATGTTCAGCTCTTCCGCCCTGGGTATTTCAGCGTCCATAGGATCATGGTGGACCCGACCGGGCGCCCACCACAACGGTGATTCTCCGGCACTAACGCTCAACGCGGGGTCACTTACTGCCCAATTACGGGCACATATCGGGCCAAAAGTGACCCCGCGTTGGCCGTAGCGCAGGGGAGCCAGCAAGCGTAGCGTCGTTTGGAGAAACGGCGGGTGCCGGCAGCCGTGGGACCGACAGGCAAACGGCACCCTCGCTAGGTTCTTGGAGGTGGCCACGGTGGCTGGATGGAATGCTGACACGGCGGCCGGCCCGCTGGGGGCCGGGTCGGTCACGTTGGTCGAGGGATCGTCCTTCTGCATTTCTTTGCCGAACGGGGACATCAATGCCGACCATCCGCATGGTCTTTTCGTGCAGGATGCCCGCATCCTCTCGGGCTGGAGTCTGACCGTTGATGGCCAGCCGCTTGAACCTTTGGCGGCGGAGACGAAGGAGCCGTACCGGGCGCTGTTTGTCGGGCGGGTTCCCCGCTCTGACGGTCGAGGCCGACTTCGCGGACCTCTTCGAGGTGAAAGAGGCACGGATCCAGCGGCGCTGGGACGAAACGCGCCAGGCCGACGGCGGCACGCTCACCATCCGCGCCGTCTGGCAGGACGTCCGGAAGGGCGTCGCCATCCAGGCACGCGTAGCAGACATAACGCCGGAAGCCCTCACCTACAAGGTGACCATCCCGCCGCACGGCCACTGGAGCACCGTCCTGACCGTGGCGCCCAGCACCGAGGGAGACAGCCCCGCGGCGGCATTCGTCCATCCCGACGCGAACGGATTGTCGCCCCGGGACCTGCGCCGGCAGGAATGGGTGGCCAAGATTCCGGTGCTCCAGATGGGAAACCGGTCCATCGAACGGACCCTGCGGCGCAGCTACGACGATCTAGGTGCCCTTCGGATCGAGGACCCCGATCATCCGGAACGTGTCGTGGTGGCCGCCGGCGCACCCTGGTTCATGACACTGTTCGGCCGCGACTCGCTGTGGGCTTCAGTCATGGCGATGCCGGTTGACCCGTCCCTGGCCCTTGGCACGCTGCAGACCCTGGCAGGAACCGGGCAAGATCCTCCACGAAGTCCGGCTGGAGACGTCGAGCTGTTCTGCGGGTTCAGCCGGGAGCAGCTCGCCGGATCACCATCGACATTGCCGATTCCGTCCCTTCCGTCCAGGGACTGCCGGAAGGGATGGCGTTCCACCGCGGGCACCGTCCGTGGATGAGTGAACTCGTAGCGCAGGCCGATTCGCGCCGAACGGAAGCGCGGCGCGACCGCGCCTAGCGATTTATCACAGGTTCGCGGCTTCTTGCTCCGCCAGTCTGATCATCCGAAGTTCGTCCTCTACCGCGCGGGACGGCCAATAGTCCTTCGACAGCTCAGTTGCCCGGGTCAGATCTGCCGCCGGGAAGAGCTTGCCCAGCATTCCGGCCGCCTGAAGCAGGGCGATCAGCACTATGGTCCTGGCATCGGGCGCCTTCGAATCAGGCTTGGCATCAGTCGCCCCGGCAGCTGGCTTCGTGGCCTCGGACGCCCCCGCATCGGACGCGGCATCACTGGTCCCCGCATCAGAGCCGGCGTCGGTCGCCGTGGTATCGGTCGCCGTCGTATCCGGCGGCTCAAGATCGGACGGCGGGCCGCTGAGTGCGGCCTGGATCTTTTCCAGGAGCGCCGCCTCCGGAGCGTGGTCCTTCTCCGGGTACCGCGCGGCCCGGAACCGGCCCAGGTGCTTTTCGCCGACATGTTCCACG
Proteins encoded in this window:
- a CDS encoding iron ABC transporter permease, translated to MTVTVPRLRNRSSLTSSDRFVYFLAAPVVLVLLVYIVVPMLATATTSAESGGSAYKGFINGSSATALGLSVGISVGSVLTTGVLGTALAVLLSRFDFPGRRVLRLFALLPMALPPLIGAVSFYFLYAESGIVPRFLERYFGADAAAVSANGVWGVLLVHTMTMYPYFYLAVSSALAGSDASMEEAALNLGASRFRMWRTVLLPMLTPALVSGTLLTFMVSMASFTAPQFYNVQTLTMQIVASRTSGAYDVAAAQAVVLSVVSIFFLLAMRWYENRRLHRGSSKGTPQAVKVLHGVLPRTLAGVGSLLLVLFLMAPPATIALLSFTVDGSWTTQILPPDYTLDNFARIFTDPVTLRPILVSAQMSFVAMIGCILVGVLAAWVVTRWKGPGRGLLDVMVMLPWALPGTVIGVNIVTAFATPGPFNLGQVLIGSLWILPVAYFVRFLALVFRSANASLAQIDPSVEEAARNLGAGPWRALRTVTVPLMSRGILAGALMAFIQGFGEYVASVVVYPARFAPLSVEIYNRIYSNEFGTAAAYGTLQMALILIVLVIAQRLETPRRDRKARGGQPAGAPLSPVMAPTPT
- a CDS encoding ABC transporter ATP-binding protein yields the protein MTRVFLNAISKQYPGAKPAVSNLTVTIEDGEFFTLLGPSGCGKSTTLRMVAGFIQPSSGSIHFGDKDVTNTAPNKRDTGMVFQNYALFPHMSVRGNVAYGLNARNVPKQDKNRRIDEALAQVGLQEFGDRRIDMLSGGQQQRVALARALVIRPAALLLDEPLSNLDAKLREETRTEIRSTQKAAGTTCLYVTHDQAEAMAMSDRVAVLNEGELHQVGSPREVYNRPATAFVARFIGRSNVLPCTVLGVDGGADGGSVSISLADGTVLKTPRVEGSISARVSAGDKAAVSLRPESIGLTVSQGKETAGQLAGRVLTAEFTGAVNIYEIDWHGEQIVVSAPDTVDRAEPGDLVSMAPHQDRVWLVEP
- a CDS encoding extracellular solute-binding protein codes for the protein MTLRPLRSALLAGGLALMLGMSACGLDSPKPSGTSAGAEDTGTLTIYTARDKALATEVIADFEKANPKYAGKVQLLTLGAQEALERVKAEKSNPQGDIWWGGTQQQMQQAAAEQVLSPAPKDVIDAVPAGQRDADGVWVGEMKLAEVIFYNKDMLTADQAPKDWDDLISPAMKDKIAIRDVLASGTMRSISAAMIDRQFDAAGSPDAGYEWLKKLDANTKVYAANPTDLYLRITRQEAAVTAWNLQDVMLQIKNQKAPFTPVVPASGAPMLIDGVAKIKDGPSPAGADAFLSFLMSKDEQTKLSETYFQIPTISLPKEPAWLADLDLKEMKVNWERVNKSEPEWSAYWAANIKGQGNK
- a CDS encoding ROK family transcriptional regulator; amino-acid sequence: MLPGSQRDAPTGRDALRRIRVSAIFSTLLEAGPLARTDLAHRTGYSPSTVTGIVQDLSDAGYLRVVGQQESTGGRRRTLIELNRSSVTIAVVGLRGTRIWCALVDLDGNRLDAAEQDFDPADPVGSTASTVMSLHRRAVIPPVHVVVALPGVVASDGSVALAPAFGPVAHLRLVDELEAATGLRTTVENDVNLIALGERVDGAGNGVEDLVLIHVAEGIGATIIAGGEVLEGSSRSAGEIGFLPQGLAASPRGERGDYERRWTAAGIRESGALLGLSLAEETVVESLCSADSPAAVRLLDDVIQAWAFAAIICVCVVNPARVIFSGDAVLLTRDAREKLRGTVQRSAPSLTEVVFAELGQAAILHGAIAKVVKSPATLFTEVAG